The bacterium sequence TCCGTCGGGACGGGTCGTCAATGCCCAAGTGAGTCTCGTGGATCTCATGCCGACGATCTTCAACTATGCCGGGATGCGCGCGTGGGGTCCCTGTGACGGGGTGAGTCTACGGGATCTCCTCGAAGGGCGCGCGCAAGAGGCGCGGGCGGAGGCGTACAGCGAGGTCTGGTACCATGACTGGAACGCCCTCGACGTGCACTGGTGGCAGAACACCAGCGCGGGGCAGGCTCTCAGGAACGGCGACGATTTTCTCTTTCAGGCCTGCGTGAGGACGCCACGCTACAAGTACACGGAAACGGGGAGTGATCTCACCGACGATGAGATGATTCTCCCGGAGGGTGAATTCGCCCGGGTGGCGGTTCGCAAGTTGCTGGGGCACGTCGAAGACCCGACCGAGATGAGGGCGGTGTTGGCCACCCTTGCGAATGGGGTCGGCCGGGAGGCCCTGGTCCGGGAGTTGCGACACATGCATTTCCAACGCCGGGCGCTCTTCGACTTGAGCTCCGATCCCTTCGAACAGGTCAATGTGCTGGGGCGTGACATCGCGGCTCGGGCACTCGGACAGGAGGCTTCGCCCAACGACGTCGCACGCGACCTCGAGCGGCGTCTTGACGAGATCCAAGGTCGCCCTCAGCCTCGTATTGTGGCGCAAGCCCTGGATCACGACGCGGCCGCCTTCATACCGCCGCGCTTCACCGTCGAATATGACGCCGCCATGCGCGCCAACGTGGATGGAGTATCCGTGACGGGCAACGAGGAAGCGCGGGCGCGCGGATCGTTGCAGGTAGCTCGGGACTTGGCCGCCGCCGGCGACTATAGGCAAATGCGCGCGTGCCTTCGTGATGCGGTTGGCACGTACCCCTGGATCATACGACACGCCTGGGCCCGCATGCTGCTTGTGAGCATGGGCATGATCCTGGCGAGGTCTTCGAGATCGCCGGTCGCCGGTATTCGAGGGTTCTTGCAGGAGATCCGTGCCGCCTTGGGGCGGCTCGACCGACACGACCGCGTGTGGACAAAGCAGTTTGGATCGGATCTGTGGGCGGCAGTGGCACCGTCCTTGTCGTTGGGCTGGGAGTTCGAGCCGGACCATCGCGCGGGAGGCTACGCGGCGGCGGCGGCGATCGTGCTGGACCCCGCGAAGCTGCGCCGAAAAGTGCTCGTCTGGCTCGTCGCGCGCGGTGTTGTTGGCCCCTTTGTGGCGGACACGCTCAGGGGCGTGGTGGAACGCGTCATGCGGCGCGCCGGCGCGCGCGCCGCATAGAGGCTCGCCGAGGAGTCAAGTGGTGTATACAATCGTGGTCCCGACGTACAATCGTGCGCGGGAGCTTCGGACGGCGGTGGAAACCCTGGTGGCGCAGGTTGCGACCGTGCCGTTCGAGAT is a genomic window containing:
- a CDS encoding sulfatase-like hydrolase/transferase, producing the protein MIKHIILISIDSLRFDAIGCEDDVRYLRRYGVEQMRNTPVLDALAAEGVRFRQAVSAAPYTTASHASVFTGCYPPRHGVRAFLRDSLSPSVRTVAKTLRGVGYRTIAAIDFHELFRFTGLTRGFEQVIASDDQALLELMRTRRDQHLFVFVHFGDVHFPYNYSACPVQPGDNEDAYDEELRCAEALGFSPVVHDRHSRAELTDLAQLVRKSCEERGVADAVMFPRYMRGVARFDQGRFRAFLGRLRGLDLLDEALLIVMADHGEAPLPSAKRANRRPPMRFEHGEAVIEELIRVPLIVRCPGRVPSGRVVNAQVSLVDLMPTIFNYAGMRAWGPCDGVSLRDLLEGRAQEARAEAYSEVWYHDWNALDVHWWQNTSAGQALRNGDDFLFQACVRTPRYKYTETGSDLTDDEMILPEGEFARVAVRKLLGHVEDPTEMRAVLATLANGVGREALVRELRHMHFQRRALFDLSSDPFEQVNVLGRDIAARALGQEASPNDVARDLERRLDEIQGRPQPRIVAQALDHDAAAFIPPRFTVEYDAAMRANVDGVSVTGNEEARARGSLQVARDLAAAGDYRQMRACLRDAVGTYPWIIRHAWARMLLVSMGMILARSSRSPVAGIRGFLQEIRAALGRLDRHDRVWTKQFGSDLWAAVAPSLSLGWEFEPDHRAGGYAAAAAIVLDPAKLRRKVLVWLVARGVVGPFVADTLRGVVERVMRRAGARAA